TAATTATTTTGTAACCTGATTGGGTAGCTTGAACATTTAATGTGCCAGTCATCCATGGATACGTTTTATCGTAGAAATGAATGATTCCAATATCTGTAGACTTTAATGTGTAGCTAAAAGATTGACCTAGTCCAATTGTACCGCTATCAAATCTCGAGTCTGGATTATTTGGGGTGCCAGAAGTAACTGAATGAACAACCTGGTCTGCATTACTCCATTCTATTGTTTCTCCCACTAGTGCATTAGTAGATGGTGGAGAAAAAGTACGGCTTACTTGCGAACCTGCTGAACCTCTCATGATTATTATCTGCACAGTATCAGCAAATGAATAAGAAACTAGAGGAATCAGTAAAACAAGAATTACCAAAGATATTATAATTTTACGCACGCCACAATCTGGAATTGTTAGTTAATAGATTTTACTGGTGAAACATTCTTTACTTAATGCATTTTTGGAACAATGAATGTGTGATTTTGAATTATTTGCGCTTGAATATTCGGTTTATAGTTAACATTATTCTTTCAACTTGTCTTGTTGCAGCTACAAAAAGAAACGCTATCCCAACACCAAGCAATATTCCGCCTATGACATCTAAAGGATAGTGCCCTCCGACATAGACTCTTGAGATGCAGACAAGTGCAGCCTCTGCTGCCAAAGCTAGCGATATTGCAATTTTTCTTTTAGAGTCTCGAAATAATGCTAAAGCTATGGCTGCACCAGCAGAAACTATTGTAGCATGACCAGACGGATAAGAATAATCTGAATCCTGAGCTAGTATAAGATCAGAATCTGGAATTGACGGACGCTCCCTTTGCACCAAATCCTTTGCAGCATATCCAATTGGTATTAGAACAATAAATGCCAGTGCCAAAACTATTGCAGTCTTTTTGCCAGTAATTCCGCCAAATATGAACAAAATAATTATTGTCGCTATCCAAAATGCCTCCCTGCCATACTTTGTTAGCAAAACCATTAACTTGTTGAGAAAATGAACGTGGGAATCATTTACTTTTAGAAATGCTGACGTGTCTTTAGATATTATTCCTGAATTGTTGCCAGCTTGTGGCGATACCAGTATGGCCAAAACTACAAACAATGCAAGAATGATAATTGAAGATGTGTGATATTTGTTCATAGTCTCATTCTCCTAAATACGAGCAGAAAAACGATTTGATGCATCAATAAGATCTTTTACGTCAGAGTGTGAATGAGAAAAAGAAAATGCCCCAAGCTTGCCTGGCAGGAAAAATATTCCATCTTTTGCTATC
The window above is part of the Nitrosopumilaceae archaeon genome. Proteins encoded here:
- a CDS encoding phosphatase PAP2 family protein, which produces MNKYHTSSIIILALFVVLAILVSPQAGNNSGIISKDTSAFLKVNDSHVHFLNKLMVLLTKYGREAFWIATIIILFIFGGITGKKTAIVLALAFIVLIPIGYAAKDLVQRERPSIPDSDLILAQDSDYSYPSGHATIVSAGAAIALALFRDSKRKIAISLALAAEAALVCISRVYVGGHYPLDVIGGILLGVGIAFLFVAATRQVERIMLTINRIFKRK